TAATAGGCTTTTTGTAATGACGCTGATGCGGCCGCTTGATTTGAAAGTGGCTCACTTTTAGTTGTAAACAACGTCATTAAAATAAAAATAAGTGCTATTGCTGTAAAACTCGTTCCAATCAGTTGCAGTTTTTGAAAGCGTTGTCGATGTTTGATCTTTCCTTTGATTTGATTTAGGCTGTGCATTTGTTGTTCTGATGTTCTTATAGGTGCTTGCAAAATTTTGAATTGTTCATCCATCAAGTTCACCCCTCATCCACTTTTGTAACTCCTTCATGCCACGTTCCGTATTATTGCGCACTTTCGCCTCATTCCATCCTAATATATCTGCAGTATCTTTAATACTCAGTTCTTCAATTTTCCGTAGAACAATCGCTGCACGGTACTCAAACTTCAAATTCGCAATTCCTTCATACAACATTCGAATATCTTCTTTTGTATGTAATAACTGTTCTGGTGTTAATGCCAATTGCAAAGGCTGATGCTGTTTTTGAAAGGTGATAAAGCGTATTATTTTTTTACGTTTCATAGCGTCGTACACTAAATTTCTTGCAATTGTTCTTAGCCATGTTAAGGTATTAGATTGTTGACGAAAGGATTGTCTTCCGTTAAACGCACGAATGAATGTCTCTTGCATTAAATCTTCGGCAAGTGATGCATCTAACGTCAGAAAATAAATAAACCGAAAAATATTGTCATGATAACGTGCATAATCTTGTTCCAAATCAAACATACTGCGCCTCCTTCCTTAATACTTAGACGACTGAACAATTCATTTTACTCAAACATTGTAAAATATTTTTCCAATAAAAAGGAGCCCTTACAAATTTACATTGTAAGAACTCCTGCTATTTATCCCGCATTAAAGGACCATAAATATCCCACTTATCAAAGTATCATTTTATGCTGTGACATCACGTTTCATAAAGTAACCAAATGTAATGGCTAGGAAAAGGATGGCATACACAATATTCACTACGACCGAGTAGCCAAGTGTTAACCCTTCAATCATCGGGCTACTTCCAGGTATATAGTACGATAAATCATTCGCAAACCAAATGTATTTTGCAAAATCGTATTTCGATAAAAACATTGTCGCTGTTTGGCCCATTAATAATATGAATAGCGATAAACTTACTGCTAATGTACTTGAACCAAATAATGAACCAACCATAAACGCAAAAATCGTTGTCATTAAAATCGAAGCTAGTGAATAGCCAATTATTGCAAAATATTCGCTTTCCATTGCTTGCTCTACTACTTGGCCGTTAACGATAGATAGTGTAATGGCGTTATCATTATTAAATAATAGGAAGCCAAGCACTGCTGTAAATGTACAGGCAATCACTAATAACGTAAGGCCATAAAGTAATGAAGCAACCAATTTTGACAACAAGATTTTCCAACGTGCCACTGGACGCGTTAATAACATTTTTATCGTCCCTGTACCAAATTCATTCGAAACAATCCCTGCTGCAATTACCGTTGTAAAAATACTAATCATCATAATCGATATACTTAAAGTAAAATTCAAATGCTCATTTAGGCTCATTGATTGTGCAGATGGTAAATCTTTTGCGATACGGTATTCTATTTTTGCAATTTCCTCATTGTAATAGGATAGATCTTCACCATTAGCTTGTGCAGCTGATGCCAACTCTTTATATTCTGCTAAATGAACCTCGTTCGCCTTGAGACGTTCAGCTTCAGTACCAGAAGGTTCTTCATAATATTTATTAATCCCTGTCACCAATGCTAATAACCCTAATACAATAACAAGCATAATCCAGGCGTTTTTTTGCGACCACATTTTAATCCATTCATTTTTAACGTATTGCATCGATCGCACCTCCACCTGTCATTTCAATAAATTGATCTTCTAAACGTTTTTGTACAGGCTGAATCGAGTATAAATCAATGCCCGCTTCCACTAGTTGACGCACAATTGCTGGCACTTCTTCTTTCGTTAAATCAAGTAAGAAGCCTGTATTTTGCTTTGTTAGCTTGTCACCAAACAGCGCAATTGCCTGCTCTTGCTGACCAACTTCTATCAAGTACTGTGTTGCAGCCTGTTGCTCTAGCTCGCGTAAATCGATTAATTCGCCATTTTGAATAACAGCTATTCGGTCAACCATCAGCTCAATTTCTGATAATAGGTGACTTGATACAACGATCGCCACATTATCCTCAGTAGCAATTCGTCGTAAGTACATACGAAATTCGCGAATACCTGCTGGATCTAGTCCGTTTGTTGGCTCATCTAAAATCAAAAATTTCGGACGGTGTAGCATTGCTTGTGCCAAACCAAGTCGTTGACGCATCCCCAGTGAATACGTTTTTACTTTTTCATGAATACGGTTTTCTAAGCCCACTTGAGCAACGACCTCATCAATGCGCTCTTTCGTAACCCCTTTATGCATACGGGCAAAGTGCTGCAAGTTTTTATAGCCCGTCATATACTTATACATTTCAGGATTTTCTACAATTACCCCTACATGACTAATCGCCTCCTCGTACTTCTTAGAAAGCGAATGACCATCGATAATTACTTCCCCTTCAGACGGATGCATCAGACCCGTCATCATTCGAATGGTTGTTGTTTTCCCTGCACCATTTGGCCCTAAAAATCCGGTAATTTGACCAGGGTAAAACGTTAAATTCAAGTTTTTAATAATATGCTTGCCTTTAATCGTTTTGTTCAAATTCTTAATTTCTACAATTGGTTGTGTCACCTATTCCACCTACTCTTTCTTTCGTAAAACGTATAATAGCTATTACCATTCCCTTCATACATACGTATTAAAAGGAAAATAGTTTCAAAAAAGATGAAATTTCCATTTTTCATTCTTTTATAATTACTCATTTCTGTAAATGTGACGAGTAATTCACCGTTTCACAACAAACAAAAAGCCCCGTCAAATTCTTTTTTCGACGAGGCAAAAATTATTTATATTCACCAATCCATTCATCTGCAAGTAACCCATACACCGCATGATCTACATAATGGTCATATAGCCATTCAGCATTGCGAATTGTTCCTTCAAACATAAAGCCTAAACGCTCCGCAATGTGACGGCTTTTTTTATTGCCCTCTGCAGCACGGATTTCTACTTTTTCCAATTTATATTCATGAAAGGCAATATCAATCATTCCTTTTGCCGCGCGTGTCATAATGCCTTCTCCCTGGAAGTTTTCATCTAAAAAGTATCCGATTTCGCATTTTTTTAACGACCAATTGATTGTGTTGATAGAGATTTTGCCAACAAATTGTCCTTTATAGTAAATTGCTGTATCGAGCCCTTCACGTTTAGCAAAACGTTCTAGATTATACCCAGCAAATTTGCGTGATTCTTCTACCGTTTTTGTATTGTCTACCCAGCCTAGCCATTCGCGTAAATAATCACGAGAACGGTCTACAAATGCAAAGATTTCCTCTGCATCTTGTTGCGTTACAAGCTTTAATTGAATCTCATTATCGACCTCATAAAAAAACATACATGCTCTCCCCTAATCTAAAAACAAAGAATTCTATAGTATTTTTCTAATCATATAGAGCGATTGTTTTTTATGCAATAGTTTAACATGATTCTTTTGTTCGAATTGTGTAAGTATTCTTCGAATAATGACTTGAGCTCATCTTATTTTCTAGAATTTCACAATTTTTCCCGAGAATATTTTGGTAAAATAATTCCAAGGGGTGAACACAATGGAAACACTTGAGCAACAATGGGGAAAATTAATCAAATATACACGCCAGCAAAAAAAGCTTAAGCAGGATGATGTCGCATTCGGCATTTGTACACCGTCCTATTTAAGTCGTATCGAAAATGGGATTGTCATTGCCGAATATGCTTTGTACGAGCAATTATTCAATCGACTTAGCATTAGTTTAACCGAAACGATGCATCAAGAGCAGCACTTCTTACAGGCGTATGAAGTCATTTACGAAAAGCTTTTATCAAACGATTCGCTTTCTGACGAAGAAATCAAACTGCTTCAAGAATACGAGCAAACATTCCAGCTATTTGATCATCAGCTAATTGCTAAGCTCATTTATTGCCGTTATTTACTCTCGATTAAGCAAGATAAAATGGCTAGCTCTATTTTAAACGAGCTAGAGCCGTTTATTCCATATAATACTGACCGTATGACATCACTTTATATCGCGATAACAGCATTTGCACACCTGTCCTTTTTAGAGTTTAAACAGTTAGCCGATCGAGAACAAAATAACTTCAACGCACAGCTCTTGATACGGGCAAGTGATTTTGAGCAGGCAAATTATCATTATCATGTTGCATTTGCCAATCACCGAAGCTATCAATTTCAAAAAGCACTAGATCATATTGAATTGGCGACAAATCATATCAGTCATTTATTTAAACCACTATTTCAACTAAAGCTTTATTCTATGAAAGGTGTCATTTTCAATGATTTAAATCGCTTTAACGAAGCATTAAACGAATATAACGCTGGATTAAATTTACTGAACCATGTGCCATCTATTCAAACACCTATGCAATTTAGTTCAATATATAACAATATTGCGTATTGCTATGAATGCCAAAAGGATTTCGAAAAAGCCTGTAAGCATTATGCACTAGCGCAGCACTATGAGCACGATTTACATTCCGTCATTAATTGGATGCGCACATGTTATCAGTTGCAAGATTTTACACAGCTAAATCACTTATTAAATAAGTACGACAAAGCCCAATTTTCTGTTCCACACCATTTACACCAACGCGCACTCCTTGCCTATGCATGTGAAAAAGAATGTTCAATATCCGACCTCAAACAATTAGAGGAACAAGCATTTCCGCATTTTGAACAGCAACAATATTTTGCACTCACTCTTTTTTACGCACCACTTTGGGCAGGATTTTATGAAAACTTACATGCATATAAACAAGCAAGTAATTGCTATCAATTAGCGCTACAGGCTAGTGAAAAAATTCGCGAACGAATGAGCAAATAGAGGTGATGTATGAACTATAAAAAAGAGTATTTTCTATTGTGGATTGGTCAAGGTATTTCAAGACTTGGCAGTTGGATTTATTTAATTGCATTGAATTTAACAGTCTGGCATATGACCGAATCCCCCACTATGGTTGCTGGTTTGTATATGATTGGCCCAATTGCTCGAATTGTTGCAAGCTTCTTTGTTGGCTCAATTGTAGATCGCTCAAATAAACGTATTATTCTTATATTGAGCGATGTGTTTCGAGCAATAGTTGTATTTATGATACCTTTTGCACCATCTATATGGATAATTTTTAGCTTTGTATTTTTAACAAATATTTCCGCAAGTTTTGCACAACCAAGCAGTACTTATATGATTACTAAATTGGTTACCGAGCAGGACCGACCGCGTTTCAATGCGATTAATAGTATTTTAAGTTCAGGTAGTTTTATGATTGGTCCTGCACTTAGTGGCATAATTATTGCAATGACAAATACATCTATCACGATTTGGGTGAACAGTTGTATGTTATTAATTAGTGCCTATTTTATGTACTTGTTACCTAATATCTCACAGCGTGTTACGGACGGACAAAAAATCATTTCTCCAACCGTTCTACGTAAAGATTTTCAGGTTGTATGGCAGGTGATGTCACAGCA
This portion of the Solibacillus daqui genome encodes:
- a CDS encoding helix-turn-helix domain-containing protein, with the protein product METLEQQWGKLIKYTRQQKKLKQDDVAFGICTPSYLSRIENGIVIAEYALYEQLFNRLSISLTETMHQEQHFLQAYEVIYEKLLSNDSLSDEEIKLLQEYEQTFQLFDHQLIAKLIYCRYLLSIKQDKMASSILNELEPFIPYNTDRMTSLYIAITAFAHLSFLEFKQLADREQNNFNAQLLIRASDFEQANYHYHVAFANHRSYQFQKALDHIELATNHISHLFKPLFQLKLYSMKGVIFNDLNRFNEALNEYNAGLNLLNHVPSIQTPMQFSSIYNNIAYCYECQKDFEKACKHYALAQHYEHDLHSVINWMRTCYQLQDFTQLNHLLNKYDKAQFSVPHHLHQRALLAYACEKECSISDLKQLEEQAFPHFEQQQYFALTLFYAPLWAGFYENLHAYKQASNCYQLALQASEKIRERMSK
- a CDS encoding RNA polymerase sigma factor gives rise to the protein MFDLEQDYARYHDNIFRFIYFLTLDASLAEDLMQETFIRAFNGRQSFRQQSNTLTWLRTIARNLVYDAMKRKKIIRFITFQKQHQPLQLALTPEQLLHTKEDIRMLYEGIANLKFEYRAAIVLRKIEELSIKDTADILGWNEAKVRNNTERGMKELQKWMRGELDG
- a CDS encoding ABC transporter permease, which gives rise to MQYVKNEWIKMWSQKNAWIMLVIVLGLLALVTGINKYYEEPSGTEAERLKANEVHLAEYKELASAAQANGEDLSYYNEEIAKIEYRIAKDLPSAQSMSLNEHLNFTLSISIMMISIFTTVIAAGIVSNEFGTGTIKMLLTRPVARWKILLSKLVASLLYGLTLLVIACTFTAVLGFLLFNNDNAITLSIVNGQVVEQAMESEYFAIIGYSLASILMTTIFAFMVGSLFGSSTLAVSLSLFILLMGQTATMFLSKYDFAKYIWFANDLSYYIPGSSPMIEGLTLGYSVVVNIVYAILFLAITFGYFMKRDVTA
- a CDS encoding ABC transporter ATP-binding protein codes for the protein MTQPIVEIKNLNKTIKGKHIIKNLNLTFYPGQITGFLGPNGAGKTTTIRMMTGLMHPSEGEVIIDGHSLSKKYEEAISHVGVIVENPEMYKYMTGYKNLQHFARMHKGVTKERIDEVVAQVGLENRIHEKVKTYSLGMRQRLGLAQAMLHRPKFLILDEPTNGLDPAGIREFRMYLRRIATEDNVAIVVSSHLLSEIELMVDRIAVIQNGELIDLRELEQQAATQYLIEVGQQEQAIALFGDKLTKQNTGFLLDLTKEEVPAIVRQLVEAGIDLYSIQPVQKRLEDQFIEMTGGGAIDAIR
- a CDS encoding GNAT family N-acetyltransferase is translated as MFFYEVDNEIQLKLVTQQDAEEIFAFVDRSRDYLREWLGWVDNTKTVEESRKFAGYNLERFAKREGLDTAIYYKGQFVGKISINTINWSLKKCEIGYFLDENFQGEGIMTRAAKGMIDIAFHEYKLEKVEIRAAEGNKKSRHIAERLGFMFEGTIRNAEWLYDHYVDHAVYGLLADEWIGEYK
- a CDS encoding MFS transporter, translating into MNYKKEYFLLWIGQGISRLGSWIYLIALNLTVWHMTESPTMVAGLYMIGPIARIVASFFVGSIVDRSNKRIILILSDVFRAIVVFMIPFAPSIWIIFSFVFLTNISASFAQPSSTYMITKLVTEQDRPRFNAINSILSSGSFMIGPALSGIIIAMTNTSITIWVNSCMLLISAYFMYLLPNISQRVTDGQKIISPTVLRKDFQVVWQVMSQHRSLLQFFVLYSCVLMIAHALDSQEMSFLKDFHHVSDASYGVIVGVTGIGSIVGGIAAASFVRKLSISTYIGAGLLLTLACYTIFYGSPNLILAIIAFILLGFFMSFSNTGYATIYQNRVPTEILGRFTSALSLFESILQIIITLIIGLCAQWFSIQLATSMFSLIAFTLACVLYRFISVNKNRIGV